In Deinococcus fonticola, a single window of DNA contains:
- a CDS encoding acyltransferase — protein sequence MTSPHPSALPEKPVAAVSRPPWVVDTFRGLAILEVVAHHATGLGLRYLDAGSALHTALLVANRLLHFAVPAFLFMAALLLTRSLLRAPDWRRYWQRRATRGAWPYFLWSGLYMLWYVVLGQRPQETLSDPQKVQFYLLYGKASYHLYFLLVAVQAYVLIPLLLPLARARLSLWTAMGVGVILQLAVYFLNFSVLKWTYPGSVVLWYTLPLVLGAAVAARSEEFPAWFRRYRWWLTALLLLAAGAYLPLATAAMQGQPVSNLAYNLSTWLFTSLCTLVIYGVCLAWKERAVQLRNLVAWFGLVSLQVYLLHPALLQLAELWWPPAGNGWQRTSAALLSGYLALVISALLGHLLLRSAPLSRFLFGR from the coding sequence ATGACGTCACCCCACCCCAGCGCCCTTCCCGAAAAGCCTGTTGCCGCCGTTTCCCGGCCGCCCTGGGTGGTGGATACCTTTCGTGGCCTGGCCATCCTGGAAGTCGTGGCGCACCACGCGACCGGCCTGGGCCTGCGTTATCTGGACGCCGGCAGCGCCCTGCACACCGCTCTGCTGGTCGCCAACCGCCTGCTGCACTTCGCGGTGCCCGCCTTCCTGTTCATGGCCGCCCTGCTGCTGACGCGCAGTCTGTTGCGGGCGCCCGACTGGCGGCGCTACTGGCAGCGGCGCGCGACCCGTGGAGCCTGGCCCTACTTTCTGTGGAGTGGCCTTTACATGCTGTGGTACGTCGTGCTGGGCCAGCGTCCCCAGGAGACCCTGAGCGACCCGCAGAAGGTGCAGTTTTACCTGCTGTACGGCAAGGCCAGTTACCATCTCTACTTCCTGCTGGTGGCCGTGCAGGCGTACGTGCTGATTCCGCTGCTGCTGCCGCTGGCCCGCGCCCGCCTGAGCCTCTGGACGGCTATGGGCGTGGGGGTCATCCTGCAACTGGCCGTCTACTTCCTGAATTTTAGCGTCCTGAAGTGGACCTACCCCGGCAGCGTGGTGCTGTGGTACACCCTGCCGCTGGTGCTGGGCGCCGCCGTGGCTGCCCGATCCGAGGAATTCCCGGCGTGGTTCCGGCGTTACCGCTGGTGGCTGACCGCCCTGCTGCTGCTGGCTGCGGGCGCGTACCTGCCGCTGGCCACGGCGGCCATGCAGGGCCAGCCGGTCAGTAACCTTGCCTACAACCTCAGCACCTGGCTGTTCACCTCGCTGTGCACCCTGGTCATCTACGGCGTTTGCCTGGCCTGGAAGGAACGGGCCGTGCAACTCCGGAACCTGGTGGCCTGGTTTGGCCTGGTGAGTCTGCAGGTGTACCTGCTGCACCCGGCCCTGCTGCAACTGGCGGAACTGTGGTGGCCCCCGGCGGGCAACGGGTGGCAACGGACAAGTGCCGCCCTGCTCAGCGGGTATCTTGCCCTGGTAATCTCGGCCCTGCTGGGGCACCTGCTGCTGCGTTCCGCGCCCCTCAGCCGATTCCTGTTCGGAAGGTAA